The sequence below is a genomic window from Nitrospirota bacterium.
ACAAGAGACTTTAAAAAAATCGAGGGGTTAAAGCTTGAAATCATATAATACCCATTGCCAGCTTTGCATCTTAACAGGGAAATCTCAAAAAGTATATCGAAAACGCAGTACTTATACCGTGAAGAAAACGTGAAGTAAACATATCAAAAACGATATAAACATATAGAAACATATAGAAAAGGGAAGGGCAGTTAAAGATTTAATTTATAAGGGTTTTTCCGGTATTTTCAAGCACTTGTCGGTTCTGCCTATTAGCTCTCTCAAGGCTAAAACACGGGTTCGAATCCCGTTGGGACCGCCAATGAAAGTAACAAAATTAAGTAGATAGCGCATCCATCGGCTGCAAAAAAGTTATTGCAGAGGGGATGGAATGGCTTTATCGCCATAATTGATCGACTTATAATCCGTTATCAACCTTTTCATATTTCACAAGCCGCTCTTGTAATTCTTCAATTTGCTCTTTGAGTTCTTTTATCCTCAATTCTCTGCCGACAGCCATTTGATAAAAATCCTCAAGATCTTGAATTCACTGAGCCATCTCTTTCTCCATCTTTTTGCGTTCTGTGATGTCCCTGAAAACTCCTAATACTCCGATGACATTGCCCTGCTCATCTGTCACAGGTGTTTTGACGGTAGATACCCAGAATTCTTCCCCGTGAAGGAGGTGCTTTTCCTCGATTTCCTCCGTCTGACCCGACGTTAACACCTTTCTGTCGTCTTCTCTATACTTTTCTGCCAGATCCCGAGGAAAAAACTCGTAATCTGTCCTGCCGGCGATCTCATCAGGGTTGATTCCTAAATCCCTTGCAAAATTCTCATTGCATGACATATATACTGAGTTCTTGTCCTTGAGAAATATCTTCTGCGGCAGATGTTCAATCACTTTTTAACCGGACACTACTGAGTGTATATATTTACTCATCAAGGATTTCTCTCAGGCTTTTGAGGTTGCCGTACAGCACCAGCTTATCTCCTTCCTTAACCTTCTCATGATGTTTTGAGGGGACCGGAATCCATTCTCTGCCCCGCTCGATTCCCAGAATAATGATATTCTGATTACGGAATCTCCATTCATCAAGCGATATGTCGACAAGTTGGGAGCCTTTGTTTACAGTCTTTTTTATGAGGCCATATCCTTCAAGAAAATGGAGAAGATCTTCAGCAGTTCCCTCTTCGAAAACAGGAATTCGAACGAGTTTCCGCTTGATGTAGCTTTCGAGACTTTGCATGAAACCCCTTGATTTGCCCAACCTGTATATCAGATATACCCCGAGTGCGAGCAGAATGAAATGAATCGGCAATTCATGTGCTTTACTCGTCATGACAGATGAAGTAGCCGAGATAATCACTGCAACGATTCCTGCATTCCCAAGGATCATGAGGATGCTGATGATCTTTCGTCTTAACGGGTTATATACAACCATTTCAGCTTCCCGTGTGGTAAACCCTGTCCCGGTGAATGCTGAGAGTGATTGAAAAACCGCTTTCGGTCTGTCTATACCGGTCATCATTAACGCAATTGCCCCCACTCTCACAATAAGAAAAGAAAAAAAGATAGCGACTAAGGTCGGAAACAGAAAATACAATCCGGACATATCCACCTCCTCCTCAATATTCCTCCATTTTACTTATGAATATTTTATCAGATGGATTCTGGAACACAATGCATTCTTCTGAGGACAGGACAATCAGGAGAAAGATACCCCCCCGACCCAGGTAGGATTGACGAATGCCCTGTTATTTTGACATAAATAGATACAGAGCAGTGCTTCACTTCCATTTTTTATAAACCCCCGAAACCCCTTGCCCCTTGTGGGAGGGGCTCGTATGCAAGGGTATTTGTCAGATGCTGCTGCGGGTATGCCCGGAAAAAAGAATCACGAAAGATATGCGGATATATCCAGAAGCGGATGGCTTAACCGCCAAGAAGGTCAAGGGCAAATTTCAGACCTTCGGACTTGCCCTCCCAGTAGGCAATCTGATCGCGTATCAGCCATATCTCATAGAAATTATCAGGGTCGGCTTTTTCCGTCTGTCGCAGTCTCTCGGTAAGTTCCTGCTTTTTGGCAGAGGCGGTGTCATATTCTTTACGTATTCTGTCGATTGCGGTCATATGCCATCCCTATTATTTCCGTGAGCGCATTATCTTATTATATTATTATAGCAATTCCGGATGTCCCATCGCTGTTTCTGACTCTTCACAGCGGTACATTGCAGGGAAATGAAGGGACTTTCGGAAACATCCCGGACACCTTTTCGGTATGTCCTGAATACCCCATCCGAAAAGGCGGGAGTAGCACTGTCCGGCCCTGTTAATCTGCGAACCAGAAGAATTTCTTTTGGCAGGGATTTCTGCGGATGAGTCTGCAACTTTTGGATGCACAATCTTCCGAAATCCGCTAATATAGTACATGCAGGGCGAAGCTGAAAAGCTTTTCCACAGGGGAATTAAGTCTGTGCATGCAGGCGATACTCTCGCAGCGCTTGCGTTTCTTGAGAAAGCATTCAGGATCGATGACAGTCCCGCGGTATGTTCGTATTTAGCTTACTGTATTGCGAAAGAACGGGGGCAGGTTGCAAAGGCCATAGCGTTGTGCGAAGATGCAGTGAAAAAAGATCCCTCCAATGCGGTGCACTATCTCAATCTCGGAAGGATATACCTCATCGACAGGAAAAAAACCGCTGCGGTTGACGCATTCAGGGAAGGATTGAAACATGAAATGAACCCGTATATCATTGATGAGCTGCACAGGCTCGGATTGAGGAAGCCCCCGGTAATCCCTTTTCTGAAAAGAAGCAATCCCGTGAACAAGTATCTCGGCCTTTTTCTTTCACGGCTGAGATTGCGCTAACGCGAGAGTATTTGACGTCTGCCCTGTCCACATTTTATTATAATGGCCATGCTGAAACCAGAACGACAGTTAGACATTATCAGAAGGGGAGCTGTTGAGATTATCGTCGAGGCTGAACTTGTCAAAAAGATTGAAGATTCCTATGCCAAGGACAAGCCCCTCCGGATAAAGGCAGGTTTTGATCCGACCGCTCCGGATATCCACCTCGGTCATACGGTGCTGCTTGAAAAGATGCGGCAGTTTCAGGAGATCGGGCATAAGGCTATTTTTCTCATAGGCGATTTCACCGGCATGATAGGCGATCCGAGCGGAAAGAGTGAAATGCGGAAGCCCCTCACGAGAGAAGAAGTGCTGAACAACGCGAAAACCTACAGGGAACAGATATTCAAGATCCTCGATCCGGATAAAACCGAAGTAGTATTCAATTCGGAGTGGATGTCGCACATGACTTCAGGGGAGATGATCAGGCTCACAAGCATGTATACCGTTGCGAGGATGATCGAGCGGGAGGATTTCAAACAGCGATGGGTCAACCAGAATCCTATCGGAATTCACGAGTTCCTGTATCCCCTGATACAGGGATATGATTCTGTCGCGCTCCATGCCGATGTCGAACTGGGCGGCACGGACCAGAAATTCAACCTTATCGTCGGGAGAGAACTCCAGAAGGAATTCGGACAACCACCCCAGTGCATTGTCCTTATGCCGCTCCTCGAGGGGCTGGACGGAGTGAAGAAGATGAGCAAGAGCCTCGGGAACTATATCGGGATAACGGAGCCGCCGAAAGAGATGTACGGAAAAATGATGTCGGTAAACGATGAGCTCATGCTGAGATATTATGAACTGCTGAGCCACATTTCTCTTGAGGAATTGATTGCACTGAAGGAGGGCATTGAGAGGGGTACGGTGCATCCGAAACATGCAAAGGAAAACCTCGCGATCGAGATCGTCGAAAGATACTGGGGCAAAGAACAGGCCCTTATTGCCAAAGAAGAATTCGCACATATCTTCAGCCAGAAAGGACTCCCGGATGAGGTCCGGGAATGCCCAATTGTCTGGGAGGAAGAAGAAATGTGGGTGCCGAAGATACTGAAACTCTCCGGCCTGACGGCGAGTACCGGCGAAGCCATACGGCTCATCAGGCAGGGCGGGGTGATGATCAATGAAAGCAAATATACTGACCCTGACGGAAAAATTCCCCGGGGGGTGTACCTTTTCAAGGTCGGTAAAAGAAAATTTCTCAGGGTAAAGTCAGAGACTTAAGTACTTCCTCGCAAGTTCCATCAGTCCGTAGATCTTCAGATCGATAAAATCCCCCTTTTTCCTCAGCATGTCCAAAGCGGGGTAAAGATTTTCTGCCGGAATCTTCAGAATCTCGATATCTTCCGTTTCGTCCCTTTTCCCGATGCCGGAAAATGACAGTCCGGTTGCAAGATATACCGTGAGTATTTCTCCTGATGCGCCTGAAGACATCGGTCCTTTAGCCAGGAATATCATCTCTCTTGCAGAATACCCGGTTTCTTCACGCAGTTCCCTTCTGGCAGCCTCCTCAAGGGTGTCTCCCTTGTCATTCAGCCCTGCGGGGAACTCGATTACATATCCGTTTACCGGGGGTCTGAACTGCCGTATCAGCACAGCCTCGCGGTCATCAGTAACCGGCACAATCGCTACGATTCCGTTACAGTGCATCCTCTCGAAATACTCCCATTCCCTTAACGTTCCTGATGTATCAGAATAGGAAGAGAGAAGAAACCTGAGAAATCTTCCTTCGCACAGCGTTTTTTTCTGCAGAATCTTTATTGAAGTGTTCAAATTCTGTCTTTCATGAAGGGCAGGATTATTCTTGCTCTTGATAAAGGGGGATCATAACCCTGAAGGTAGTGGAGTCATTATCAGTGAAGACTTCGAGGTTTCCATGGATTGCCTTGATGAACCGGTATATGATATTCAGGCCGCGTCCCTCCACCTCGCCTTTCCTGATCTGTTCGATTTTTTCTTCAGGGATTTTTCCGGTATTCTGAATCTCGAAACATGCCTTCTGATCAAGACGGTAGCTTTTAATGCGCAGAAGCCCTCCTTCCTGCGGTATTGCCTTGGTCGCATTATCAAGCAGGTTATCCAGAACCCGTTCAACCCCGAAGGGTGAACAGTAGATAAGCAGGCCATGCTCAAGCTCGTCATGCACAAGGGTGAGGTTCAGCCGTCTCTGTTCCCTGATCGCCTCCTCATTGATTCTGAAACGGCTTCTCAGCACCTCAGTGAGGTCTATGACTCTTTCCCTGCCTTCAATATTCGGGTAAATGGCAAGTTCCTGCATTCTGGTTGTTTCCTGGATGACAATC
It includes:
- a CDS encoding PAS domain-containing protein; the encoded protein is MIEHLPQKIFLKDKNSVYMSCNENFARDLGINPDEIAGRTDYEFFPRDLAEKYREDDRKVLTSGQTEEIEEKHLLHGEEFWVSTVKTPVTDEQGNVIGVLGVFRDITERKKMEKEMAQ
- a CDS encoding TrkA C-terminal domain-containing protein; the encoded protein is MSGLYFLFPTLVAIFFSFLIVRVGAIALMMTGIDRPKAVFQSLSAFTGTGFTTREAEMVVYNPLRRKIISILMILGNAGIVAVIISATSSVMTSKAHELPIHFILLALGVYLIYRLGKSRGFMQSLESYIKRKLVRIPVFEEGTAEDLLHFLEGYGLIKKTVNKGSQLVDISLDEWRFRNQNIIILGIERGREWIPVPSKHHEKVKEGDKLVLYGNLKSLREILDE
- a CDS encoding tetratricopeptide repeat protein, producing the protein MQGEAEKLFHRGIKSVHAGDTLAALAFLEKAFRIDDSPAVCSYLAYCIAKERGQVAKAIALCEDAVKKDPSNAVHYLNLGRIYLIDRKKTAAVDAFREGLKHEMNPYIIDELHRLGLRKPPVIPFLKRSNPVNKYLGLFLSRLRLR
- the tyrS gene encoding tyrosine--tRNA ligase; protein product: MLKPERQLDIIRRGAVEIIVEAELVKKIEDSYAKDKPLRIKAGFDPTAPDIHLGHTVLLEKMRQFQEIGHKAIFLIGDFTGMIGDPSGKSEMRKPLTREEVLNNAKTYREQIFKILDPDKTEVVFNSEWMSHMTSGEMIRLTSMYTVARMIEREDFKQRWVNQNPIGIHEFLYPLIQGYDSVALHADVELGGTDQKFNLIVGRELQKEFGQPPQCIVLMPLLEGLDGVKKMSKSLGNYIGITEPPKEMYGKMMSVNDELMLRYYELLSHISLEELIALKEGIERGTVHPKHAKENLAIEIVERYWGKEQALIAKEEFAHIFSQKGLPDEVRECPIVWEEEEMWVPKILKLSGLTASTGEAIRLIRQGGVMINESKYTDPDGKIPRGVYLFKVGKRKFLRVKSET
- a CDS encoding NUDIX hydrolase, whose product is MNTSIKILQKKTLCEGRFLRFLLSSYSDTSGTLREWEYFERMHCNGIVAIVPVTDDREAVLIRQFRPPVNGYVIEFPAGLNDKGDTLEEAARRELREETGYSAREMIFLAKGPMSSGASGEILTVYLATGLSFSGIGKRDETEDIEILKIPAENLYPALDMLRKKGDFIDLKIYGLMELARKYLSL